DNA sequence from the Acidimicrobiales bacterium genome:
GTGACCCCGGCATCGGTGTGGTCGCCGGGGAACCCCTTGCCGATGTCGTGGAGGAGCGCCCCCATGAGCAGGAGGTCGGGTCGGCCGACGCGCGAGGCGAGCGGAGCGGCCTGTGCGGCCGCCTCGAGGAGGTGCCGGTCGACGGTGAAACGGTGGTAGGCGTTGCGCTGGGGGCGGTTGCGCACCGCCGCCCACTCCGGCACCAGCCTGACGAGCAGGCCGCGCTGGTCGAGCGCCTCCAGGGCGGTGATGGCGGGTGGCCCGGCGGCCAGCACCCGCACGAATGCTGTCCGCATCTCCGGTGGCCAGGGGTCCCGGGGCGCCGACAGGGTGGTCAGCAGCTGCTCGAGTGCGGCGCGTCCGATGGGCAGGCTGCGCTCGGCGGCGACGGCCGCCACCCGCAGGACCAACGTCGGGTCGCCCCCCGCGTCGGCGCCGTCCTCGACGACCACCTCCGCCGCTCCCGTGACCCGGTCGGCGAGCAGGGCCACACCCGGCTCGACCACCGTGGTCGTCGTCGGCGACGCGCCGGCGTCCTCGGTGGCGCCCCGGGGTCGGAGCCACCGCCGGCGCGTCCGGGGCGACGGCCACAACGAGCGCCGCCGCCACACGTCGTCGCTCACCCATGCGATCGTCCGCCCCGCCTCGGAGATGGACGCCATCAGCGCGTCGGCATCGGGGAAGTCGAGCGCGTCGGCCACCTGGTCCTGCTCCTGCAGCAGGAGATGGTCGGTTGCCCGGGCGGTCACCCGGTGCAGCTCCACGCGCGCCGCGATGAGCGTGGCGCGTGGGACCGACAGCTGCGCCAGGTCGATGTGCTCGGCGAGCGCGGGCAGTGCCTGGGCCGCCGCGCCGACGGCGTGGACGTCGCGCAGGCCCCCGTGCGCCTCCTTCAGGTCCGGCTCGAGCAGGAAGGCGACGTCCCCGCGGGCCCGGTGGCGCTCCTCGACCTGGGCGGCGAGCGCGGGGAGCCACGCGCCGGCGAGCTCCCGCCATTGCCGGTGCGCCTGGGCGAGCATCGGCTCGGCCACCGAGGCGTCGCCCGCGACCACCCGGCCGTCGAGGAGGCCGAGCTGGGCACGAAGGTCCTCGCGTGCCACGGCGAGCACCTCCGCCGGAACCCGGACCGAGTGGTCGAGCTTGATCCCCTCGTCCCATACCGGGTACCAGACCGCATCGGCCACGGTGCGGATGTCGCGCCGCCCGTGGTGGACGAGGACCACGTCGAGGTCGCTGAACGGGCACAGCTCGCCACGCCCGTACCCGCCGACGGCGACGAGGGCGATCCCCTTGGTCTGCCCGCCGGTCGCCTTCTGCAGGAGGCCCGTCAGCCACTCGTCGGCGGCTGCCGACAGGGCGGCGCCGAAGGCCTCACCCCGGAGGTCGAGGCGCTCGAGCAGCTCCTGTCGCAACGCCCGGAGGGACACGGGCGACGGTACCACCGGCGCGTGCACCCGGTGGGGCCCGGGTCGACGGTGCCCGGGGGTGCGGCAAACGCGGTCCGGGGGCGTAGCCTGGGTCGTGGCACCCGGCAGCGCCAGGTGCACGGGAGGATCAGATGAGCGATCGGAGCACCAAGGGGTCCGGGCTCAGCCTCCTCGACACCGCCCTCGTCGTGGCGGGGGTGGTCGGGGGCGTGCTCGTCGTGCTGTGGCTCGTGCACGCCGTCGTGGGGATGCTGCTCTTCGGGTTCAAGGTGGCGGTCCTGGTCGTCGTGGTGGCCGTGATCGTCCGTCTGGTCCACGCCGTCACCCGCAACCGGGACTGAGCTCACCCCGGGGCCGGGCGTTCCCCGGCTGCCGGTGTCCGCCGCGGGCGGGTCGGGGCCACCGGCGCCGCCCGGCGCGGTAGGTGCCCGCGGCGCTCAGCGCCGCAGCATCTCCTCGTACAGCTCGATGTGGTCGGCGACCATCCGCTGCGTGGAGAAGTAGCCCTCGACCGCGGCGCGGCAGTCGGCGCGCGACAGCTCGTCGATGCGCCCGATGGCCTCGACCATGGCCGCCTCGTCGTCGCACAGAAAGCCCGTCTTGCCGTCCTCGACGACCTCCGGCGCGGCGCCCTCGGGGAAGGCCAGAACCGGGGTGCCGCACGCCATGGACTCGAGCATGACCATCCCGAACGGCTCGTTCCACCGGATCGGGAAGAGCAGGGCGCGTGCCCGGGCGAGCAGCTCGATCTTGTGCTCGTGGGGGACCTCGCCGAGGTAGACGGCATCGGGACCGAGGAGGGGCGCGACCTGCGCGTCGAAGTAGGCGCGTTCCCAGGGCTCGCGCATCTTCGCCGCCACCAGGACCCGCATGCCCGCCTTGCGGGCCACCTCGATGGCACGGTGAGCCCCCTTGTCGGGCGCCATGCGGCCCAGGAACAGCAGGAAGTCGCCGTGCTCGTCCCCGCCGCCGTCCCCGAACGGGAATGCCGAGGCGTCGAGGCCGTGATGGATCACGCGGGCGATGGGCACATCCGGTGCGCCCCGGTGCTGGGCATGCGAGATGCAGACGATCGGCACGCGGGGCGCCAGGACGCGGTAGAGGTCGGTGAGCTCGTCGTTGAAGGGGCCGTGGATCGTGGTGACGACGGGCAGGCCGGGGTAGCGCTCGGCGTAGAAGGGCCCCATGACCGTGTGGTCGTGGACGACGTCGTGGTCCGAGACCACCTCGTAGGCGTGGACCACGTGGCGCAGCTCCGGGACGGCCATGCCGATGCGCATCCCCTCGGCGTGCGGGAGCGCCCAGGCCCGGGGGACCGGACAGGTGGAGTCGCCGGTCGTGAACAGCGTGATGTCGTGCCCCGCGGCCACCAGGCCGCGCGCCATCTGGTCCACCACGAGCTCGATCCCCCCGTAGAGCGGCGGCGGGATCGGCGTCCAGGGAGGGGCGATGAGAGCGATCCGCATGGCCTGATTCAACCACCTCCCCGGGACCCCCCATTGGATCCGCCGTCGGATCCGCCCGGCCCTCCGGGCCCCGGAGCACGAGCGGATAGGCTCGCCGGGCGTTCCGGCGGCGTGGCCGAGTGGTTTAGGCAGGGGCCTGCAAAGCCCCGTACGGCGGTTCGATTCCGCCCGCCGCCTCGAGGAGTGCCGCGCGGGAATGGCGGTGGACGAGGAGAGGCCCATGGCAGTCGTCGGCGACCGTGTTCAGGTTCCCTCCACACGCGTGGGCCAGGCGCCGCGTGAGGGCGTCGTCGTGGGGGTCAGCGGCGGGCTCCTGCGGGTCGAGTGGTCCGGGGGCGAGCAGTCCACGATCACGGCGTCCACGGGATCGCTGGTCGTCGTGGGCCGGGTGACGTCCCTGACCCGTCGGGCCCCGTCAAATGCGGGGGCGGGGAAGAAGGCGAAGGGCACCAGGGCAGGCCCCGCCAGGCCCGCAGCCCGCAGGCCGCGGGCGACGACCGGCGCCCGGAAGTCAGTGGCGTCGACGGCCCCGAGCAAGCTCACGACGCCTGCCCCGACGACGATCACACCGTCCGGGACGGCGAAGCCTGCCGTCAAGAAGTCTGCGGTCGAAAGGCCTGCGAAGAGGGCCGCCACGAAGAAGGCTTCCGGCAAGAAGGCTTCCGGCAAGAAGGCTGCGACCGTGAAGGCGGTGACCAAGAAGCCAGCCACCAAGGAGCCAGCCACCAAGAAGGCCGGTGGGAAGGCCGGGAAGCACGCCGGTCGGCACAAGGACGGTGGCGGCAAGTCCTCGTCGAAGCGGCCATCTTCCGGGTCGAAACACGGGAAGTGACCCGACATCGGCCTCCGGCGAGCCCGGAGCCGGGTGCTCAGCCCTCAGGGCTGCTGGTGTAGTCCCAGACCAAGGCGGATTCCTGGGGCGTGCCGAGGAGCAGCTTGCCGGGATGTTGCTTCTCGATGTGCCCGACGAGGCCGTTGTAGATCGAGAAGCCGCAGAGCTCCTGGAGCCGGCGCGGGAATCGTCGGACCGTGTCGAGCGGGATGCCGAGCTGCTGGTTCTCCTGCTGTCGGATGTAGCCCGCGCAGTAGTTCATGGCGATGCCGACCCGCCGCTCGCCCGTCGTGTTGGCCCCGCCCCCGTGCCACAGGCTCCCGACCCAGACGAGGACGCTGCCCTTCGGCATCTCCGCGGCGATGGTGTCGTGGTGGCCCAGGAGATCGGGGGAGTGGTCCGCGAGGTGGGTCCCGGGGCACAGGCGCGTGGCGCCGTTCTCCTCGGTGAAGTCCGTGATGGCCCACATGGTGTTGCAGATGATGGGCGGGTGGGGTTTCAGCAGGGGGATGAGCTGGTCGTCCGCATGGATCGGCTGGGGGGTCTCGTCCGCGCCGATGGCGATGGACGACAACGACGAGATGAGGAGCCCGGGGTCGAGGACCTTCTCGACGATCGGGAGGACGTTCGGGTGGACGGGGATCCTCTCGTAGAGGGCGCCGTGCACGAGCAGGTTGTAGATCCGCGTGGTGTGCCGACCCTCGAAGGCATTGTCCGCCGGCACGATGCCGAGGTCGTGCTCGAGGCGCAGCAGGTCGTCGTAGATGGCGTCCGCCAGATCGGTGGCGATGGCGTTCTCGACGATCGACCAGCCGTCGGATCGGACCCGCTCGGCGTGAGCCGTGAACACGGC
Encoded proteins:
- a CDS encoding phytanoyl-CoA dioxygenase family protein; the encoded protein is MATSAVAQGGSDRQTLDEAVFTAHAERVRSDGWSIVENAIATDLADAIYDDLLRLEHDLGIVPADNAFEGRHTTRIYNLLVHGALYERIPVHPNVLPIVEKVLDPGLLISSLSSIAIGADETPQPIHADDQLIPLLKPHPPIICNTMWAITDFTEENGATRLCPGTHLADHSPDLLGHHDTIAAEMPKGSVLVWVGSLWHGGGANTTGERRVGIAMNYCAGYIRQQENQQLGIPLDTVRRFPRRLQELCGFSIYNGLVGHIEKQHPGKLLLGTPQESALVWDYTSSPEG
- a CDS encoding [protein-PII] uridylyltransferase, whose product is MSLRALRQELLERLDLRGEAFGAALSAAADEWLTGLLQKATGGQTKGIALVAVGGYGRGELCPFSDLDVVLVHHGRRDIRTVADAVWYPVWDEGIKLDHSVRVPAEVLAVAREDLRAQLGLLDGRVVAGDASVAEPMLAQAHRQWRELAGAWLPALAAQVEERHRARGDVAFLLEPDLKEAHGGLRDVHAVGAAAQALPALAEHIDLAQLSVPRATLIAARVELHRVTARATDHLLLQEQDQVADALDFPDADALMASISEAGRTIAWVSDDVWRRRSLWPSPRTRRRWLRPRGATEDAGASPTTTTVVEPGVALLADRVTGAAEVVVEDGADAGGDPTLVLRVAAVAAERSLPIGRAALEQLLTTLSAPRDPWPPEMRTAFVRVLAAGPPAITALEALDQRGLLVRLVPEWAAVRNRPQRNAYHRFTVDRHLLEAAAQAAPLASRVGRPDLLLMGALLHDIGKGFPGDHTDAGVTVVRDMARRMGFPPDDVDVLVGLVRNHLLLADLATRRDLDDPATIEAVATAVHDSGCLNLLAALTEADSLATGSAAWGPWKAGLVADLVRRVETRLAGGEVRRETPLVTDRHRGFMRQVERLGRSVVAADTPNITVVSRDRPGLLSAVTGVFALRGLDVRSADIAGEDGFAVETFVVEPSRGRWPDFERVADELDAVLRGTFPLEARLAEQALAYAGGRRAVSPHPVEPRVTADNAASAASTVVEVRAEDGVGLLHRVTTALYELDLDVVAARVSTSGHEVVDAFYVRDAATGGKVTDPERIDRIGDRVARAIGGPR
- a CDS encoding glycosyltransferase family 4 protein translates to MRIALIAPPWTPIPPPLYGGIELVVDQMARGLVAAGHDITLFTTGDSTCPVPRAWALPHAEGMRIGMAVPELRHVVHAYEVVSDHDVVHDHTVMGPFYAERYPGLPVVTTIHGPFNDELTDLYRVLAPRVPIVCISHAQHRGAPDVPIARVIHHGLDASAFPFGDGGGDEHGDFLLFLGRMAPDKGAHRAIEVARKAGMRVLVAAKMREPWERAYFDAQVAPLLGPDAVYLGEVPHEHKIELLARARALLFPIRWNEPFGMVMLESMACGTPVLAFPEGAAPEVVEDGKTGFLCDDEAAMVEAIGRIDELSRADCRAAVEGYFSTQRMVADHIELYEEMLRR